The Sulfurovum riftiae genome has a window encoding:
- the mobA gene encoding molybdenum cofactor guanylyltransferase MobA: MKYPMPAVIFAGGKSSRMGRDKALLPFAGYPSLAQYQQERLKKLFEKVYLSAKEEKFDFETVLIPDNYAVSSPLAGLVSVFETLDAEEVFVLSVDAPFVDEAVIDRLMKEQRESYDAVIARTRSGLQPLCGIYRRSLLPLAKAALKENRHRLTHLLKEAKCRSVAFEDETPFANLNHPHEYEAAHGQFS; this comes from the coding sequence ATGAAGTACCCTATGCCTGCCGTTATCTTTGCCGGAGGCAAAAGCTCGCGTATGGGCAGGGACAAAGCCCTGCTTCCCTTTGCAGGCTATCCCTCCCTGGCACAATACCAACAGGAGCGTCTCAAGAAACTTTTTGAAAAGGTCTACCTCTCTGCCAAAGAGGAGAAGTTCGACTTTGAGACAGTACTTATCCCTGACAACTATGCGGTAAGTTCGCCGCTTGCGGGCCTTGTCTCCGTATTTGAAACACTCGATGCAGAAGAGGTGTTCGTTCTGAGTGTAGATGCCCCTTTTGTCGATGAAGCGGTGATCGACAGACTGATGAAAGAGCAGAGAGAAAGCTATGATGCCGTGATCGCCAGGACCCGAAGCGGGCTGCAGCCCCTTTGCGGTATCTACAGACGTTCACTGCTCCCTCTGGCCAAAGCGGCACTCAAAGAGAACAGACACAGGCTGACACATCTGTTGAAAGAGGCAAAGTGCCGATCCGTAGCGTTTGAGGACGAGACCCCTTTTGCCAATCTCAACCATCCCCATGAGTATGAGGCGGCACACGGACAGTTTAGTTGA